The genomic interval GGTGACGGCGCGGTTGATCAGGGAGCGACGAAGTCGGCTGTAAGCATCGGCTTTGCGCTCTAACAGTTCTATTTTTCGACCAATCTTCTCACACTCCTTATCCAAATATGCCGCAATTGCCTCCTGCTCCTTAATTGGTGGTACAACAATAAAAGCTTGTTTCAGTATTCCTTGCGTTATCGAATATAATTTTACGCTTTTAACTTTTTTGCGAATCTGAGAACGCCACTGATCGCTCATAAATAAATATGCGAAGTATTTACCGCAACCTAACCCTTCATTTCGTAAAAGAATTGTGTGGTATCCAGCGTATAAATCAATAGGCTCGTTAATATAAATGCAATTACCACATCCTTTCAAATCTTCAGATGTATCTGCGAATATAAAATCGCCCTGTTTAACTTTAGACGACAATTTATCATTAACCAACGAATCGGGAATAAATCTGATTAGTTCGTGATTTATTTGGGTCGTTGGGTTGTTTTTAGCATGGATTTGGCCATAACTAAGAACGGCATTCCCGCAATCTACAAGATTGGCTTTTGTAAAAGTGATACCAGTATTTGTTGATGTATAATCTTTTAATCTACACATCTCCCAATGAGCGGGGACTGATTCTAACCAACTCATTTCAGAAACACGACACTTTTTCATAAGCCAAGTTCCTTCTCAAGATTTGCGATTACCTTGTCAATATCCGAAATTTCGGCAAGGATGGAATCCACCGGTTCAACGGTCTCGGGAATATAGAATTCCTTGTTGAAGTTCACCTCGACACCCACGACATTCTCGCCAATCGTATAAGGCTTGTAGATATAGCGTTGAAGAAAATCGCCGATGCCTTGTTCATTGACCTCGGGGTCGGGATCGAACGGAATAATCTCTGAGTCCTTGGTCGTACAATCGACAATTTTGGCAGAAATGGTATGCTCTTCCCGGCGTTTATTATAGCCGAGCTGTACATTGATAGCACCATTGCCCAGACACTCATGCTCTCCGGCGTAGGTAGTGCGCATGATTTCGTTGTTTTCTTTATCCACCCAATAGATAAAGTCCGGACAAACAAGAACTGTCGAGATTTTTATTCCAAGATTTCGCAGCATGGAATCCCGGAATTGTATCTCCTCGGCATCAATATCGCGAGGCCATACCCAGCACCCATCTAAATTGCAGTACGAAATATCCTTGACATTGTATGGCTTTCCTTCCGTGTGGAGGGTCTGGCTGATATGGCGTCCTTCGCTGTCGATTTCGGTAAGAACGACAGACTGCTTGTTGAAATAGAAATGCCATTTATCGTAAACTTTAGCAATGTCGCAATCCTTGAATTCAACCAGTGCGCGGACAATGGCTGCACGATGCTCGGGGTTCATCTCTTTACGTTTCGAACCTTTGTTTTTCTTCAACGGTTGCCAAAGATCGGCGGCATTGATAAGGATTACCTTGTCTTTACGCTCGGTCGGTTTGTTCTTGTTGAGAATCCACAAATAGGTGACGATGCCCGTATTGAAGAACTCGTCGGACGGCATCTGAATAATAGCCTCAACCCAATTGTTGTCGAAAAGATATTTGCGGATATTGCTCTCGCCGCTGCCGGCATCACCGCTGAACAGCGACGAGCCGTTGTTTACTTCTACGACAATGCCTTTATCTTCGTGCAGATGCCATGCGTTGTGCTGCAAGAAGAGCATTTGCCCGTCGCTCACGGAAGGCAAGAATGGGAACTGCCCGGTCTGGTCGTCGCGGATCTCTTTCTCATAACCTTTCCACGGTATTCCGTAGGGAGGATTGGCGATGACAACATCGAACTCTTTGCCTTTGAAAGGCAATGAGGTAAGGGTATTGCCATATTTTATTTTGGTATTCTCGCGGAACAACGATTCAATCTTCGCCAATGCGTATAGCGCATCGTTCCAGTCGCAACCGTGAGCGGCTATATATTTGTAGCCAGCCTTATCGCGCAAACGGTCCACAACACCGAACAGCAGGTTGGCTCCACCGCACGTCGGGTCGTATATATGTACAAAATCATCGGTAGAGATGTCGATCTTCGCCGCAACGATTTCGGCAATCAATGAAATAATATCTTCCGGGGTGTACTGCTCTCCGGCCGTCTCTGCCGATATGTCGGCCCATTTGCGTTTGATATGCTCCTCGAGAGTGGTTATTTCCGAGTTGTTGTAGCGAGAAAGGTCTATTTGAGACCATTGGGTGATATATTGCATCAGAATGCCTTTCTTCCGCAACTCGGCAACCATGCCGTCCAGATTGAGGTATTTGCTGTCGTCCGTACCACGTTCGATGCCGAGCAGTTCTTTGAGCGTTCCGTCAAAGCCTGCCAGATAGCTTCGGAAATCCTGCTCAAATGTCTTGTCGTTATTGCAAATAGCCGACAGGGTTTTGCCTTCGCGCACGATATAGTCGTTATACCCACACTCCCGGTCTCGGAAAGCCTCGATAAATTCCTGCAAGTTGTTCTCGCGGGTCAGGCTCTCGGAGGCTTCAATATCTGCCATTTCATTTCGCATACGCCCTTCGAGCATGATGAGAGCGAAGAATGGCATCATGTAATCGGAAAATTTACTTTGTTTGATTCCCGATGATATGAGTAAATCGGCGCACGACCAAATGTCGGATTCGTATGATAATATATCTTTCATAATTCTATCTATCGTTCTTCTTTATCTGTGATCAGGCCTTTCAAGTCGACTTGCAGGATGACGGCTATTTGCTGAAGAGTCTCCAGGTTGGGCTGAATCCTATTGCAGGCGTAGGCATTAACCATGCTGAAGCTCTTGTTAAGCTGCGTTACCAGCCATGTCTGAGAGCTACCTTTCTCTGCCAGAACGGCTTTTATCCTATTTAATTTCATATTATGCCTTGATTGAATAGCACAAATATAGGGAATTATATTCGATATGCTGATTGGTTTCGTTATCTTTGTCTAGATTGGCTTTATGAATCTCTCTTTCGTTAATGGTAAAAATTAGTTATTCCACAAAAATCATTTAACTTGATTTAAAAATGTTGAAGTTAATAGCAATCAAACCTCTTGATGGATGCTGTGCATCTGTCTGTAAATGCTTAATTATAGGTAAGATATACTATTTCTGCAATGATTATTATATCACAGAAGATGGCATTGAGCTTCGAGATGAATATGTAAAATTATTTCCAAAAGATTTTTTCTCTTTAGGGACAAAACATACATTGCAGCAGATAAATATTTCCGCTATAGTGGGAATGAATGGTGATGGTAAGAGTACACTCGTTGAATTAGTAATGCGTTTGATTAACAACTGCGCAAAGCATTATCGGCTGACGGATCGAGATAACTTATTACGTATTGAAGGTGTAAAGGCTGAATTGTATTATCAAATTGATGAGATTGTTTATTGTATTAGGGAAACAAAGAAAGATCGCTATACAAGTCTGCTGAAATATGCAGATATGAGTAATTCAGCAGCTCGTCAATGGGACAAGCTAATGATCCCCGTAAAGGGTGTTATCCGAAGAAATGAGCTATTCTATACCATAGTGTCTAATTACTCTTTGTATGCATATAATACAAAAGATTTTAGGGCAGAATGGGATAATCGAGTACAATCAAAAGAGGAAAGTAAGAAATGCTGGTTATATTATTTATTTCATAAAAACGATGGCTATAGGACTCCTATAACTATTCATCCTTATAGATATGAAGGGAATATTGATATCAATCGGGAAACCGAATTGACAATGCAAAGATTGATGGCTTTATATATTCAAGAGCCTAATCCTAACGATAATAAAGGTTCTTTTAGAAGAATAGGAAATAAGGATGCAGAATTTCTGAAGTTGACTGATGTGGGATATTCGAAACTCTAAGAGGTGAGCGTCTGTCAATATTTTAAAGATAATAAATCTATTTCATCCCTATCAAAATATATCAACCAAATAGAAGATATAATTAGAAACTATGACGACATAAAAACCGAGAATTTACATGACAACACTTTGGAGATAATTGAAAAAAGTCTTGATTTATTAGTTGGGGCAGGAGATGCGTCGTATAGAAGATTTTTGGATGAATTTTACGGTTGGCTTGGTCATAAACGTGGTGTATATTCGAGCAAAAGCGACCTAAGGCAGTTCCTAAATGCGCTTAAAAAATTCAATGATCATACTGATAGTGATTCTACATTTAATAGATTCGCAAAAAAATATAAAAAATACGATAAACTAAATGTCCAACAATTGAAAAGGCTTCGGTTTATCTATAATGTCATGCAATGCTAGGGTTTTCCCACCGATATTCTTACTAATAAGTATGAGCAACTAAACGAAGTTGAGCGTTGTCAGCATTATATTATATATAAAACGATAAGTATTTGCGCAATCTATCCTGAATATCGAGACTTTATTGATAATAAAGATGCAGGTTGGAATAATATTGGATTGATATTTAATGATTCTGTTATTGATGAGATCGTAAGACAGATAAAAGCTGATCAAACGCATGTTACATTAAAATTACGCCAGTGCTTAAATTTTATTGACCAACTGAAAGGGAGTGGTAATAATATTTTCGAAAGTCTTTCCAAGATAAAATCCCGACAAGAATTAAAAACTGAATTTGGAGATAGTTTTGTGATAAGTTTCGATGATTTAAAATTACATTATAAGCAAGATGTTTTCCCTTTAGATTTGCTGCCGCCCCCTATTTATAAGGCAGAAATTCTATTTTATTCTGAACAAAGTAAAAGTGTATATATTCCATATAATTATTTAAGTTCTGGAGAAAAGCAGTTATTAAATAATTTTGGCGCATTAATTTATCATTTGAGGAATATCGATTCTGTGGCGGATAATGGA from Alistipes dispar carries:
- a CDS encoding HsdM family class I SAM-dependent methyltransferase, giving the protein MMPFFALIMLEGRMRNEMADIEASESLTRENNLQEFIEAFRDRECGYNDYIVREGKTLSAICNNDKTFEQDFRSYLAGFDGTLKELLGIERGTDDSKYLNLDGMVAELRKKGILMQYITQWSQIDLSRYNNSEITTLEEHIKRKWADISAETAGEQYTPEDIISLIAEIVAAKIDISTDDFVHIYDPTCGGANLLFGVVDRLRDKAGYKYIAAHGCDWNDALYALAKIESLFRENTKIKYGNTLTSLPFKGKEFDVVIANPPYGIPWKGYEKEIRDDQTGQFPFLPSVSDGQMLFLQHNAWHLHEDKGIVVEVNNGSSLFSGDAGSGESNIRKYLFDNNWVEAIIQMPSDEFFNTGIVTYLWILNKNKPTERKDKVILINAADLWQPLKKNKGSKRKEMNPEHRAAIVRALVEFKDCDIAKVYDKWHFYFNKQSVVLTEIDSEGRHISQTLHTEGKPYNVKDISYCNLDGCWVWPRDIDAEEIQFRDSMLRNLGIKISTVLVCPDFIYWVDKENNEIMRTTYAGEHECLGNGAINVQLGYNKRREEHTISAKIVDCTTKDSEIIPFDPDPEVNEQGIGDFLQRYIYKPYTIGENVVGVEVNFNKEFYIPETVEPVDSILAEISDIDKVIANLEKELGL
- a CDS encoding helix-turn-helix domain-containing protein, translated to MKLNRIKAVLAEKGSSQTWLVTQLNKSFSMVNAYACNRIQPNLETLQQIAVILQVDLKGLITDKEER
- a CDS encoding P-loop NTPase family protein, which gives rise to MLKLIAIKPLDGCCASVCKCLIIGKIYYFCNDYYITEDGIELRDEYVKLFPKDFFSLGTKHTLQQINISAIVGMNGDGKSTLVELVMRLINNCAKHYRLTDRDNLLRIEGVKAELYYQIDEIVYCIRETKKDRYTSLLKYADMSNSAARQWDKLMIPVKGVIRRNELFYTIVSNYSLYAYNTKDFRAEWDNRVQSKEESKKCWLYYLFHKNDGYRTPITIHPYRYEGNIDINRETELTMQRLMALYIQEPNPNDNKGSFRRIGNKDAEFLKLTDVGYSKL
- a CDS encoding ATP-binding protein, whose protein sequence is MIFNDSVIDEIVRQIKADQTHVTLKLRQCLNFIDQLKGSGNNIFESLSKIKSRQELKTEFGDSFVISFDDLKLHYKQDVFPLDLLPPPIYKAEILFYSEQSKSVYIPYNYLSSGEKQLLNNFGALIYHLRNIDSVADNGRLYENVNVILEEIELYFHPEYQRMIVKVLLEKLQSIVFKHIKRVNTTFVTHSPFILSDIPLCNVLFLKNGKPAMEKNARKCFWSKYSWIIKEWGFPAVFTDGRICL